Part of the Maridesulfovibrio sp. genome, TACGAGGGTAGCCAGAGCTTCACCTTCGATGTCTTCAGCGATGATAACCAGGGGTTTGCCCATCTTAGCAACCTGCTCGAGAACGGGCAGGAGTTCTTTCATGCTGGTTACTTTCTTTTCGCTGATCAGGATCAGGGGCTCATCCATTTCGCAGATCATTTTTTCTGCGTTGGATACGAAATAGGGGGAGAGGTAACCGCGGTCGAACTGCATACCTTCAACAACATCAAGAGTTGTGTCGAGGCCTTTTGCTTCTTCAACGGTGATAACGCCTTCTTTACCGACCTTGTTCATGGCTTCGGCAATGATGTTACCAATGGTTACATCGTTGTTTGCGGAGATGGTACCAACCTGAGCGATTTCTTTCTGGTCGCGGGTGGGTTTGGCAAGGGTTTCGAGGTGATCGATAATTGCTTCAACAGCTTTGTCGATACCGCGTTTGATAGCCATGGGGTTACGGCCTGCTGCAACGAGTTTAACACCTTCGGTGAAAACAGCCTGAGCAAGGATGGTAGCGGTGGTGGTACCGTCACCTGCGATGTCGGAGGTTTTGGAAGCAACTTCCTTAACCATCTGTGCGCCCATGTTTTCGAACTTGTCTTCCAGTTCGATTTCCTTGGCTACGGAAACACCGTCTTTGGTGATGACCGGGGAACCGAAGGATTTGTCCATAACAACGTTACGGCCTTTGGGTCCGAGGGTTACTTTTACAGCGTTGGCGAGTTTGTCTACGCCGATTTTCAGTTTTTCACGAGCTTTGGCGTCGAAGAGAATCTGTTTAGCCATTTGGTGTTATCTCCTTATGATAAAGAAATGTATACAATTATGCAGCCTTAGGGTTGTTCGTAGTGCGATTGCTGGAGCAGTCTGACTATTCGACAACAGCAAGGATGTCGTCTTCACGCATGATCAGGTAGTCTACACCTTCGATGCTGATTTCAGTCCCTGCGTATTTAGCGAAAAGAACAGCGTCGCCTTCTTTTACGCCCAGAGTAACTCTGGAGCCATTGTCATCAAGCTTGCCGGGGCCTGCTGCGATGATTTCACCTTTGAGGGGCTTTTCTTTTGCGGAGTCGGGGATAATGATTCCGCCAACGGTTTTTTCTTCCACTTCAAGGCGTCTGACCAGTACACGGTCTGCTAACGGCTTAAGTTTCATCAGTTTTCCTCCAATATTTCGATACTATTTTTTACTTTCAGGCTCTAGGCCTGTGGGCCGCTGCGGTCTTTAATAAGTAAGTAGGAAAAAGAATCCTGCCGCAGGGATTGAATGAAAGTAAGTCATTATTAAAAACTGTCAACAGCGTGATTGCTTTTTTTTTGAAAATCATGAAATTGTGACTTTTAAAGCAGATCTTTGGCTACAAAAACGACCCTGCCTATGGGGGCCCAGTTGTGAGCCGGATTATTGCTTTCAAGGACTATCGGTCCGGGGGAAATGTCTTGATTTTCAGAAAGAAGCAGGATCTTTCCCGGTTCCCGTGCAACTCTTCGTACAAGAATTTCTTCATCAATACGGACAGCATAGATGCGGCCCTCAAAAAAATCTTTCTGTGATTCGTCGACTAGTACGTAGTTGCCGTCTTCAATGCGCGGGGCCATGGCATCTCCGGTGACTGTTAGCAGTTTCATAGAATCAGCGTTCCCTTTTTCTGCCATCCAGCCGGTGTTGAATGCCAGCATGCTTTGTGCATTGTTATCAATATTCAGCTTTTCGCCGTCCCGGTCTGCGCGGGCAAGGGCTGTTTGGGGAGTGCGGAAATTATCTCCGCTTGCGGTCTTGTCTTCCGGAAAAACAATACGGGCACCGACTTCATCAAGAACTCTCGCCAGTACTTGAATGTGCTTTCCCCGCTCTTGTTTTATGTATCTAATTATCTGGTTTGGAGCCACTCCGCATGCCTTGGCCATTTGTGTCGGATTGGCGTACTTGCGATTCTGGCCAATCATGTTCCGCAGTCCTTCGACTAAATCATTGTAGAAACCCATATGTCCTCCTTGGTACTAATTAGTATACTTAATTTAAGTAATTGTCCCTAATAAGTTTCTATTTTTTATCATAATTTACCAATTGGTATTATAAATTTATAAAATGGCTTGCAAATAGATTTTTTTGGTAATAGAAACTGTCCCTCATTGGTTCTTTTATCGTAAATATCAAAACGTAGAGAGGAGTATGCTGATGGAGGGGGAGAATCTTTCAGGTGCTGTATTGTTTCCTGACTTGGAAGGAAGGCGTGCAATGTCAGTGGAAGGCCTGATCAATGTGCTGGGCAGGGAAGCTGCCGAGAGGTTGATGTATTGTTGGGGTGGAACGAGGGTATCAGTTCCGGATTTGGATGAGCTGCAAAGACTTAAATTGCGGGAGCGCATTCTCAAGGCTTATGATCGGGGTGCTACCACTGCGCAAGTGGCTGAGAGATTTGGTGTTTCAGTGCGCACTGCTCAAAGGATTCGTAGTTTTGCCAATTACGTTGAACGTGATTCCGAAATAATGTAATATTTTGTCGAGGTAATGCATTTTTATTGAGAAATACCTGCTCGGCTTATGTTATTCTCGCAGTGAACTTTCGTCCGGATACCTATTTTTATGAAAACAAAAAAAACAAGCAGTGTTCTCTTATATTTTATCAAGCGATTTTCTTTAGTCGCTGTGCTCATTTTTGCGGTTTCAGCGTGGGCCTTGCTTACTCAACGGACCCAATATCTTAAGATAGTTGAGAATCACGAGGTTGATCTGGTCAAAAGTAATATTTCTGCTTTTAATTCATGGCTGGAATCCGACATAGAATATACCGCTATTCTCGCTGGCTTGGTAGAGGAGCATCTTGACGCTCCGGGTGAACCATCTGTTAAACGTGAACGTATTGCGGAATTGTTTTCCGTATTCGGATCCAAGTGTAAGGGGTGCGTTCAGCTTCGCTATCTTTCGTCACAAGGGATGGAGTTGGTCAGGGTTAACTTCGATGCCGGAAGGCCGCTTAGGGTTGCGGGAAACTATCTTCAGGACAAAAGCGGACGCCCATATATAATGAATGCAGCAAAGCTCAAAGATGAAGTTTATATATCCAGTTTTGACTTGAATATGGAATTCGGGAAAGTCGTTGTTCCCTATACCCCTGTAATCAGGATAGTAAAAAAAGTTTATGCGGATGGTATGGCACCTGGGTTTCTCGTTATCAATTTTTCCGGCGATAAGCTTTTCAAGATTTTTAATGAAGCTGGAGTTGAATCGTTTGGTGATT contains:
- the groES gene encoding co-chaperone GroES; the protein is MKLKPLADRVLVRRLEVEEKTVGGIIIPDSAKEKPLKGEIIAAGPGKLDDNGSRVTLGVKEGDAVLFAKYAGTEISIEGVDYLIMREDDILAVVE
- a CDS encoding S24 family peptidase, translated to MGFYNDLVEGLRNMIGQNRKYANPTQMAKACGVAPNQIIRYIKQERGKHIQVLARVLDEVGARIVFPEDKTASGDNFRTPQTALARADRDGEKLNIDNNAQSMLAFNTGWMAEKGNADSMKLLTVTGDAMAPRIEDGNYVLVDESQKDFFEGRIYAVRIDEEILVRRVAREPGKILLLSENQDISPGPIVLESNNPAHNWAPIGRVVFVAKDLL
- a CDS encoding helix-turn-helix domain-containing protein → MEGENLSGAVLFPDLEGRRAMSVEGLINVLGREAAERLMYCWGGTRVSVPDLDELQRLKLRERILKAYDRGATTAQVAERFGVSVRTAQRIRSFANYVERDSEIM